The following are encoded together in the Natator depressus isolate rNatDep1 chromosome 10, rNatDep2.hap1, whole genome shotgun sequence genome:
- the TMEM114 gene encoding transmembrane protein 114 isoform X2: MKIKLSGLAVVVVLAGVLSFILLVVAIGTDFWYIIDASKLERLSNSSATLSSHSGLWRTCRRRSKCFPLMNPFWYKNNNMTASHKQLLHMHGTFVILLPLSLILMIFGGMTGFISILARAYLLLLMTGWLFLFGEFKARRGHCDHISLHFLKSTVQRISPTDCRIESNHRADLLERHPVST, from the exons ATGAAGATCAAGTTAAGTGGCCTCGCCGTGGTCGTGGTCCTGGCTGGCGTGTTAAGTTTCATCTTGCTGGTGGTAGCTATAGGGACCGACTTCTGGTACATCATCGATGCCTCCAAACTGGAGCGGTTAAGCAATTCCTCCGCGACGCTGAGCTCCCACTCGGGACTCTGGCGGACCTGCAGAC GTAGGAGCAAATGCTTCCCTTTGATGAACCCTTTCTGGTACAAGAACAACAACATGACTGCTTCACACAAACAACTCTTAC ACATGCATGGGACATTTGTAATCCTGCTGCCTCTCAGCCTGATCCTGATGATTTTTGGAGGAATGACTGGATTTATCAGTATTCTTGCCAGGGCCTACCTACTGCTTCTAATGACGGGATGGCTTTTTCTTTTTGGAG agtttaaagccagaagaggcCATTGTGATCATATAAGCCTACATTTCCTGAAAAGCACAGTCCAGAGAATTTCACCTACTGATTGCCGCATTGAATCCAATCACAGAGCGGATCttctagaaagacatccagtttcAACTTAA
- the TMEM114 gene encoding transmembrane protein 114 isoform X1: MKIKLSGLAVVVVLAGVLSFILLVVAIGTDFWYIIDASKLERLSNSSATLSSHSGLWRTCRRRSKCFPLMNPFWYKNNNMTASHKQLLHMHGTFVILLPLSLILMIFGGMTGFISILARAYLLLLMTGWLFLFGGLVTLTGISVYIAYSAAAFKEALCLLGRNNLLEEVDIKFGWSLALVWGSFIAEMLTGAAFLLAARVVGLKQSREQRI; encoded by the exons ATGAAGATCAAGTTAAGTGGCCTCGCCGTGGTCGTGGTCCTGGCTGGCGTGTTAAGTTTCATCTTGCTGGTGGTAGCTATAGGGACCGACTTCTGGTACATCATCGATGCCTCCAAACTGGAGCGGTTAAGCAATTCCTCCGCGACGCTGAGCTCCCACTCGGGACTCTGGCGGACCTGCAGAC GTAGGAGCAAATGCTTCCCTTTGATGAACCCTTTCTGGTACAAGAACAACAACATGACTGCTTCACACAAACAACTCTTAC ACATGCATGGGACATTTGTAATCCTGCTGCCTCTCAGCCTGATCCTGATGATTTTTGGAGGAATGACTGGATTTATCAGTATTCTTGCCAGGGCCTACCTACTGCTTCTAATGACGGGATGGCTTTTTCTTTTTGGAG GCCTTGTTACGCTCACTGGGATCAGTGTCTACATTGCATACTCAGCGGCTGCCTTCAAGGAAGCTCTCTGCCTTTTGGGAAGGAACAACCTCTTGGAGGAAGTTGACATCAAGTTTGGCTGGTCTTTGGCACTTGTGTGGGGCTCCTTCATTGCAGAGATGCTGACTGGGGCAGCGTTCCTGCTGGCTGCCCGAGTGGTAGGCCTCAAACAGAGTCGGGAGCAGAGGATCTGA
- the TMEM114 gene encoding transmembrane protein 114 isoform X3: protein MKIKLSGLAVVVVLAGVLSFILLVVAIGTDFWYIIDASKLERLSNSSATLSSHSGLWRTCRRRSKCFPLMNPFWYKNNNMTASHKQLLRLVTLTGISVYIAYSAAAFKEALCLLGRNNLLEEVDIKFGWSLALVWGSFIAEMLTGAAFLLAARVVGLKQSREQRI from the exons ATGAAGATCAAGTTAAGTGGCCTCGCCGTGGTCGTGGTCCTGGCTGGCGTGTTAAGTTTCATCTTGCTGGTGGTAGCTATAGGGACCGACTTCTGGTACATCATCGATGCCTCCAAACTGGAGCGGTTAAGCAATTCCTCCGCGACGCTGAGCTCCCACTCGGGACTCTGGCGGACCTGCAGAC GTAGGAGCAAATGCTTCCCTTTGATGAACCCTTTCTGGTACAAGAACAACAACATGACTGCTTCACACAAACAACTCTTAC GCCTTGTTACGCTCACTGGGATCAGTGTCTACATTGCATACTCAGCGGCTGCCTTCAAGGAAGCTCTCTGCCTTTTGGGAAGGAACAACCTCTTGGAGGAAGTTGACATCAAGTTTGGCTGGTCTTTGGCACTTGTGTGGGGCTCCTTCATTGCAGAGATGCTGACTGGGGCAGCGTTCCTGCTGGCTGCCCGAGTGGTAGGCCTCAAACAGAGTCGGGAGCAGAGGATCTGA